In a genomic window of Streptomyces sp. NBC_01231:
- a CDS encoding cation:dicarboxylase symporter family transporter, with protein MTSAADTAPASPKAKRDRTHYLYIAVIGAVALGIAVGLIWPDFGVELKPLGTGFVNLIKMMISPIIFCTIVLGIGSVRKAAKVGAVGGIALGYFMVMSLVALAIGLVVGNILHPGDGLHLTEALKASGHDQVSADALPPVEFALSIIPVTFVSAFTEGQVLQTLLVALLAGFALQAMGPVGQPILRGVEHIQRLVFRILAMVMWAAPIGAFGAIAAVVGSAGLDALKSLAVLMIGFYITCVLFVFVVLGTLLRVVAGLNIFMLFKYLAREFLLILSTSSSESALPRLIAKMEHLGVSKPVVGITVPTGYSFNLDGTMIYMTMASLYIADALGTPMSIGEQIPLLLFLLVASKGAAGVSGAGLATLAGGLQSHKPALVDGIGLIVGIDRFMSEARAVTNFAGNAVATLLIGTWTKEVDRERVDQVLAGHLPFDEKTLLDDGADGDQDVHAELPEQGGEKELAKA; from the coding sequence GTGACCAGCGCAGCCGATACGGCACCTGCCTCACCCAAAGCCAAGCGGGACCGCACCCACTATCTGTACATCGCCGTCATTGGCGCGGTGGCGCTCGGCATCGCGGTCGGTCTGATCTGGCCCGATTTCGGGGTCGAGCTCAAGCCCCTGGGCACGGGCTTCGTGAACCTGATCAAGATGATGATCTCGCCCATCATCTTCTGCACCATCGTTCTGGGCATCGGCTCGGTACGGAAGGCCGCGAAGGTCGGTGCCGTCGGCGGCATCGCGCTCGGCTACTTCATGGTGATGTCCCTGGTCGCGCTGGCCATCGGCCTGGTCGTGGGCAACATCCTGCACCCGGGTGACGGGCTGCACCTGACCGAGGCCCTCAAGGCGTCCGGCCACGACCAGGTGTCGGCCGACGCGCTTCCGCCCGTCGAATTCGCGCTGTCGATCATCCCGGTGACGTTCGTCTCCGCCTTCACCGAGGGCCAGGTTCTCCAGACCCTTCTCGTCGCGCTGCTCGCCGGCTTCGCCCTGCAGGCGATGGGTCCGGTCGGTCAGCCGATTCTGCGGGGTGTCGAGCACATCCAGCGACTGGTGTTCCGCATCCTCGCCATGGTGATGTGGGCCGCCCCGATCGGTGCCTTCGGTGCCATCGCCGCCGTGGTCGGATCGGCGGGTCTGGACGCGCTCAAGAGTCTCGCCGTGCTGATGATCGGCTTCTACATCACCTGTGTGCTTTTCGTCTTCGTCGTGCTCGGGACGCTGCTGCGCGTGGTCGCGGGACTGAACATCTTCATGCTGTTCAAGTACCTCGCCCGGGAGTTCCTGCTGATCCTGTCCACCTCTTCCTCCGAGTCGGCGCTGCCGCGGCTCATCGCGAAGATGGAGCATCTGGGCGTGAGCAAGCCGGTGGTCGGCATCACCGTTCCGACCGGCTACTCCTTCAACCTTGACGGCACGATGATCTACATGACCATGGCGTCGCTCTACATCGCCGACGCCTTGGGGACGCCGATGTCGATCGGCGAGCAGATCCCGCTGCTGCTCTTCCTGCTGGTCGCCTCCAAGGGCGCGGCGGGCGTCAGTGGCGCGGGTCTGGCCACCCTGGCCGGCGGTCTGCAGTCGCACAAGCCCGCTCTGGTGGACGGCATCGGCCTGATCGTCGGTATCGACCGCTTCATGAGTGAGGCGCGGGCCGTGACGAACTTCGCGGGCAACGCCGTGGCTACCCTCCTGATCGGCACCTGGACGAAGGAGGTCGACCGCGAGCGCGTCGACCAGGTGCTCGCCGGACACCTGCCCTTCGACGAGAAGACGCTCCTGGACGACGGTGCCGACGGCGACCAGGACGTCCACGCGGAGCTTCCCGAGCAGGGCGGCGAGAAGGAACTCGCCAAGGCCTGA
- a CDS encoding TetR/AcrR family transcriptional regulator — MAAMTTGPTSRADANRRRILDVALAELLRDPDASMDQIARAAGVVRRTVYGHFPSREALVGTLVDGAVESVAAAHAAGRDGVDDPAEAVARSVLAVWEVADRYRILVALAQRSVTMQGIRDRLTPVRGASVELLRRGLEEGVFDSPLPAPALAYVQEQTLIALMEAVNDGLLAAREAGRSAAITVLTAAGVPASRATALVAKLSDEAEGDVRAKVAGQNAENAATAE; from the coding sequence ATGGCTGCCATGACCACCGGCCCCACCAGTCGCGCCGATGCCAACCGGCGCCGCATCCTCGACGTCGCCCTCGCGGAGCTGCTGCGCGACCCCGACGCGTCCATGGACCAGATCGCCCGCGCCGCGGGAGTGGTACGGCGGACGGTGTACGGCCACTTCCCCAGCCGCGAGGCCCTGGTCGGCACGCTCGTCGACGGTGCCGTGGAGTCTGTGGCGGCGGCCCACGCGGCGGGCCGGGACGGCGTGGACGACCCGGCGGAGGCCGTGGCGCGCTCGGTGCTGGCGGTCTGGGAGGTCGCCGACCGCTATCGCATCCTGGTCGCACTCGCCCAGCGCAGCGTGACGATGCAGGGCATCCGCGACCGCCTCACCCCGGTGCGCGGGGCGAGCGTGGAGCTGCTGCGGCGCGGCCTGGAGGAGGGCGTCTTCGACTCGCCACTGCCGGCGCCGGCACTGGCGTACGTCCAGGAGCAGACCCTGATCGCGCTGATGGAGGCCGTGAACGACGGCCTGCTGGCAGCCCGGGAGGCGGGCCGCTCGGCCGCGATCACCGTACTGACCGCGGCAGGTGTACCCGCCTCCCGCGCCACCGCGCTGGTGGCGAAGCTGAGCGATGAGGCCGAGGGGGACGTGAGGGCCAAGGTGGCAGGCCAGAACGCCGAAAACGCCGCAACCGCCGAGTGA